AACTTTCGCGAAATTTAGCGTTAGCCAGCGGCAAACTTGCTTGGCGATTACCTGATTTTAGTGAAAGTTGCTCGCCAACATTCGGCAGCGCACGTTCCATAGGATCAAAAATAGGGCAGGCAATTAACTCACAGTGGCGGGTTAATAACAGTAGTTGCTTTGCCATATCTTCACTTAAATGATGAAAATCCGAAATGAGATACACCAAGGAGCCTGGTTTTGCTAAGTGTACTAAACGATTTAATTGATCATTTAGCGTTTGCGATTCGCCGTCGAGTTTACTGCTTAATGCTGCTTGGTGGGCAAGCTGTAAATTATGAAACAGCTTTAATGCAGCACTTTGACGTGAAGCGGGCTTTAGCTCCCAATGGGCATTATGATTAAACACTAACCCGCCAACGCGATCGCCGCGCTGAACGGCACTCCATGCAATCAGTGCGCTCAAATGTGCAGCTTGCACAGATTTTAAAAGCAACTGAGAGCCAAAGATCATGCTGTCGCTAAAGTCAGTCAAAATAAAAACGGGGCGTTCTTTTTCTTCCTGAAATAGCTTGGTATGGGCGATTCCGGTACGAGCGGTAACACGCCAGTCGATGGCACGTACATCATCACCCGGTTGATAATGTCGAACTTCGGCAAATTCCATACCTCGGCCTTTATGTGGCGCAAGATATTGACCCGCATTGTGGTGCTTCACTTTGCGTTTTGGCGTTAACTCAAGCAAGGTGGTTTTGTTGTGATACGCCATCAACTCATTGAGCGAGAGCTCCACACCATTGCTTTGCAGTTCGGCGAGTTGTGCAGTTTGTGTATTCATAATGGGTTTAAGGTGCTACCACGCGCGCGATTATCTCGGCGAGTACATCATCTTTGCTTACGCCATCTGCTTGCGCTTCGTAAGATAAAATAATGCGGTGACGTAGCACATTAGCAAATACACTTTGAATATCTTCAGGTGCGACAAAATCACGACCAGCGAGCCATGCATGCGCTCGGGCACAGCGATCGAGCGCAATTGTAGCGCGCGGACTTGCGCCGTATTCTATCCAGCGGCCTAACTCTGGGCTTAACTTTTCAGCTTGGCGTGTTGCGATTATTAGCTGCACAAGATAGCGTTCAAGTGGTTCTGATAAATGCAGTGAAAGCACTTGCTTGCGCGATTCAAACAAGGTTTGTTGCGAAATTTGTGGTGCTTTAACTTGCTCTTCTGACAGCGCTTCACCGCGGGTTAGGCGTAATATGTCGAGCTCGTTTTGTGCGTCTGGATAATCAATACTAAGGTGCAATAAAAAACGGTCAAGCTGCGCCTCTGGAAGCGGGTAGGTCCCTTCTTGCTCTAGCGGGTTTTGCGTTGCCATAACAAGAAACAACTCTGGCAGTGGGTACGTTTTTTTACCTACCGTGATTTGTCTTTCTGCCATGGCCTCTAATAGAGCTGATTGAACTTTTGCTGGCGCACGGTTAATTTCATCAGCGAGCACAAGGTTATGAAACAACGGTCCTGCTTCAAACACAAATTCGCTGGTTTGCTGGCGATAAATATCGGTTCCTGTGATATCTGCCGGCAATAAATCGGGGGTAAATTGTACGCGTTGGAAATTGCCTTCAACACCTTGTGCCAACGCATTTACTGCACGGGTTTTAGCAAGACCTGGAGGACCTTCAACAAGTAGGTGCCCATCAGCAAGTAATGCTAGTAAAAGTGCTTGAGTAAGTTCTGGTTGGCCAATGATTTGGCTGTCTAAATAATTTTGTAGCTGAACAAACGCTGATACCGCCATGTTAGTCGCTATCCTTATTGTTTTAATTGGCTTAAATAGTTCTTAACCGCTAGATTATACTTAAGCTGTTAGTTAAGCCAAGGGCTTACGTTAATAAATGTATCGGGAAAAATTAGGTGTGTTGATCTTCGCATTTGTTTTATGAGGCAAGAACAACAGAGGCTAAGATGGTGGCAGTAATAAAAAGTTCAAAAAAAGCTGCATCGGAAATGCAGCTTGGCAGTGATAATGTCAACACTCGTGCGTATTAGGCGCTTTCGTTGCTGTTTTGTTCGCTTTGCATTTTGCGGTATTTTAAACCGTCGATAACCAGTTCCAGAATGGGACGTTTTTCACCATTGTACCAATTATTAGCCGTACGCTTGCTAAGTGCACCTTGGGTTTGTTCTGAAATTGTGTTAGCGGTCCATTGCGTGCCTAGCTCCAGTTTTATGTATTGAGTTAGCTTCATAGCGCTCTCCATCTAACGTGTTTGTAATATGGAAATTGTTACTTTTATTTCGGTGAAAAAACAGAGAGCCCCCGTAATCCTTTGTTTTAATTTGTGATTAAATGTTATTCAATGAATATTGTGGTTAACGCGATAGCTAGCAGAAGACTTTTACCGCGATCACAGCAAAGGGAAGTCGGCAAGGGTGGTTGACAAAAACTTACGCTTTGCTATTGGCAAACAAAGATACCTTGTTTAGAATCAATAAACTTGATAACAGGTCAGACCTGTAACCAGAGGAACAACCTATGTCTGAACAAAATATACTAAAAACAACAAAAGGCGACCGAATTGCCGTTGTCAGCGGATTGAGAACTCCATTTGCAAAACAAGCTACTTACTTCCACCACGTACCTGCATTAGATATGGGTAAAATGGTTGTAAATGAAATGCTTGAACGCATGAATCTTGATAAAAATGAAATCGATCAGCTGGTTTTCGGACAGGTTGTTCAAATGCCAGAAGCGCCAAATATTGCGCGTGAAATTGTACTGGGTACTGGCATGCCAGTATCGGTAGATGCGTATTCTGTGTCACGTGCATGTGCGACTAGTTTCCAAGCAGTTGCCAACGTAGCCGAGTCAATTATTGCCGGTTCTGTAAATGTCGGTATTGCTGGCGGCGCGGATTCATCATCTGTTTTACCAATTGGCGTAAGTAAAAAATTAGCGGGTAGCCTTGTTGATTTAAATAAAGCGCGTACCTTTGGTCAGCGCTTTAAAATTCTTTCGAAATTGCGCTTCAAAGATTTACTGCCAGTACCACCTGCGGTAGCTGAATACTCAACGGGTCTTTCAATGGGCCAAACCGCAGAGCAAATGGCAAAAACTCATAACATTAGCCGTGCTGATCAAGATGCAATGGCGCATCGTTCACACTCACTTGCGGCAAAAGCCTGGAATGACGGTTTACTAAGTAACGAAGTAATGACTGCACATGTGCCGCCTTACAAAGGTTTCTTAGAGCGCGATAACAACATCCGTGAAAACTCAACAGTTGAAGGCTACGCAAAATTACGTCCGGTATTTGACCGTCAACATGGTTCGGTAACGGCTGCAAATGCAACGCCACTAACTGATGGTGCGGCAGCTGTGTTAATGATGAGCGAATCAAAAGCAAAAGCACTTGGTTACCCAATTTTAGGTTATATTCGTAGCTTCGCGTTTAGCGCGATTGACGTACATGAAGATATGCTAATGGGTCCTGCACACTCAACGCCAATGGCGCTTGATAGAGCGGGTATCACGTTGCAAGATCTTGATTTAATTGAAATGCATGAAGCATTCGCAGCTCAAGCACTTGCTAACATGAAGATGTTTGGCTGTGATAAATTTGCCCAAGAGAAGTTAGGCCGTTCTAAGGCGATTGGCGAAATCGATATGGATAAGTTTAATGTAAACGGTGGTTCACTTGCTTATGGTCACCCATTTGCAGCAACAGGCGCACGTTTAATTACACAAAGCTTAAATGAATTAAATCGTCGTGGCGGTGGCCTTGCATTAACAACAGCATGTGCTGCAGGTGGTTTAGGTGCGGCATTCGTTTTAGAGGGAGCATAGTATGACAGCTGAACAAGCGAACTCAGTTTTTGATTTTAAGGTTAATGATGACAACATTGCGATTGTCACCATTGACGTAGCAGGGGAAAAAATGAATACCCTGCGCGACAGCTTTGTTGATGACCTTAATACGGTTATTAAACAAGGTGTTGAGCAAAATATTAAAGGCATGGTATTCATCAGCGGTAAGCCAGATAATTTTATCGCAGGTGCTGATATTAAAATGCTGGATAACGCGAAAACCCGTGATGACGCGCTGTATTTATCACAAACGTGTCACAGTGTATTTGCTGATTTAGTAAAACTACCTTTCCCAACCGTTGCAGCAATGAATGGTGCAACCTTAGGTGGTGGTTTAGAGTTTGCACTGGCGTGTGATTATCGTGTTGCTAGTGATGCCAGCAATACCAAGTTGGGCTTGCCTGAAGTACAGTTAGGCTTATTGCCTGGCGGTGGCGGTACACAACGTTTACCTAAGCTGGTAGGGAT
This region of Pseudoalteromonas spongiae UST010723-006 genomic DNA includes:
- a CDS encoding DUF58 domain-containing protein, translated to MNTQTAQLAELQSNGVELSLNELMAYHNKTTLLELTPKRKVKHHNAGQYLAPHKGRGMEFAEVRHYQPGDDVRAIDWRVTARTGIAHTKLFQEEKERPVFILTDFSDSMIFGSQLLLKSVQAAHLSALIAWSAVQRGDRVGGLVFNHNAHWELKPASRQSAALKLFHNLQLAHQAALSSKLDGESQTLNDQLNRLVHLAKPGSLVYLISDFHHLSEDMAKQLLLLTRHCELIACPIFDPMERALPNVGEQLSLKSGNRQASLPLANAKFRESYAAKANAQQNALYQLLHKSGLALMPFSAAQSITEQLKG
- a CDS encoding AAA family ATPase, whose protein sequence is MAVSAFVQLQNYLDSQIIGQPELTQALLLALLADGHLLVEGPPGLAKTRAVNALAQGVEGNFQRVQFTPDLLPADITGTDIYRQQTSEFVFEAGPLFHNLVLADEINRAPAKVQSALLEAMAERQITVGKKTYPLPELFLVMATQNPLEQEGTYPLPEAQLDRFLLHLSIDYPDAQNELDILRLTRGEALSEEQVKAPQISQQTLFESRKQVLSLHLSEPLERYLVQLIIATRQAEKLSPELGRWIEYGASPRATIALDRCARAHAWLAGRDFVAPEDIQSVFANVLRHRIILSYEAQADGVSKDDVLAEIIARVVAP
- the fadI gene encoding acetyl-CoA C-acyltransferase FadI, with product MSEQNILKTTKGDRIAVVSGLRTPFAKQATYFHHVPALDMGKMVVNEMLERMNLDKNEIDQLVFGQVVQMPEAPNIAREIVLGTGMPVSVDAYSVSRACATSFQAVANVAESIIAGSVNVGIAGGADSSSVLPIGVSKKLAGSLVDLNKARTFGQRFKILSKLRFKDLLPVPPAVAEYSTGLSMGQTAEQMAKTHNISRADQDAMAHRSHSLAAKAWNDGLLSNEVMTAHVPPYKGFLERDNNIRENSTVEGYAKLRPVFDRQHGSVTAANATPLTDGAAAVLMMSESKAKALGYPILGYIRSFAFSAIDVHEDMLMGPAHSTPMALDRAGITLQDLDLIEMHEAFAAQALANMKMFGCDKFAQEKLGRSKAIGEIDMDKFNVNGGSLAYGHPFAATGARLITQSLNELNRRGGGLALTTACAAGGLGAAFVLEGA